The Nothobranchius furzeri strain GRZ-AD chromosome 6, NfurGRZ-RIMD1, whole genome shotgun sequence genome includes a region encoding these proteins:
- the naif1 gene encoding nuclear apoptosis-inducing factor 1, protein MASAAKKRKMNFSEREVEIIVEEIEKQKHTLVSHFNAGVTHMAKNNAWMDTLKKVNAVTTCPRELPEIKKKWSDMKTEVRRKVAQARAAIEGTAADCTPVPVILTAMQQRICNLLGEATIISLPGGDSEAELSLPVTVNAGAAVTLTEALPDAAGTVCNDNKPLTAETTFHTLEDGGVVEYCTTSMGDPTPTVVTAVETPMEMLASSSSSPPLVPSQVKPQELKSRIALNSARLLQEQRVTNVHVRQIAQHLEGQNELLQMMRRCQEVQALAQERQAQALEGTQAALLALVQMLRPALKDLRKFLQSGSEVTNPNGPGSGAVADGASTEEQIRPKTPSQQTEETQ, encoded by the exons ATGGCATCGGCCgccaaaaagaggaaaatgaacttCTCGGAGCGGGAGGTGGAGATAATCGTGGAGGAGATCGAGAAACAAAAGCACACTCTGGTGAGCCACTTCAACGCGGGAGTGACTCACATGGCCAAGAACAACGCGTGGATGGACACCCTGAAGAAGGTGAACGCCGTCACCACCTGTCCGCGCGAGCTGCCCGAGATCAAGAAGAAGTGGTCCGACATGAAGACCGAGGTCCGGCGGAAGGTGGCCCAGGCTCGGGCGGCCATAGAGGGCACGGCCGCCGACTGCACCCCGGTTCCGGTCATCCTCACCGCCATGCAGCAGCGGATCTGCAACCTGCTGGGAGAAGCGACCATCATCAGTTTACCTGGCGGAGATTCGGAGGCGGAGCTAAGTTTACCTGTGACGGTAAACGCTGGCGCCGCCGTGACTTTGACGGAAG CTCTTCCAGACGCTGCAGGAACCGTCTGCAACGACAACAAACCACTGACAG CTGAAACCACCTTCCACACCCTGGAGGACGGAGGTGTGGTGGAGTACTGCACAACCAGCATGGGTGACCCCACCCCCACCGTGGTGACTGCTGTTGAAACTCCGATGGAAATGCTGGCCTCGTCCTCGTCCTCCCCGCCTCTGGTGCCGTCTCAGGTCAAACCCCAGGAGCTGAAGAGCCGGATCGCCCTGAACTCTGCCCGCCTGCTGCAGGAGCAGAGAGTCACCAACGTGCACGTGCGACAGATCGCCCAGCACCTGGAGGGTCAGAACGAGCTGCTGCAGATGATGCGGCGCTGTCAGGAGGTACAGGCGCTGGCCCAGGAACGCCAGGCCCAGGCTCTAGAGGGGACCCAGGCCGCTTTGCTCGCTTTGGTTCAGATGCTCAGACCGGCTCTGAAGGACCTGAGAAAGTTTCTGCAGAGTGGGTCAGAGGTGACAAACCCCAATGGTCCAGGATCAGGAGCAGTTGCTGATGGAGCTAGTACCGAGGAGCAGATACGACCCAAAACACCTTCACAGCAAACGGAGGAGACCCAGTGA